The Streptomyces sp. NBC_00440 genome contains a region encoding:
- a CDS encoding TetR/AcrR family transcriptional regulator, translating into MTPRPGPAGGDSGAPTGAESAPAPGPAPARRRGRPPRDRAAEGGGARERILESARREFSERGYDKTSVRAIAKAAGVDPALVHHYFGTKDEVFEAAIEVTMEPVQLVTSLLEAGPDGIGERLARSFLGAWENPATRTPLLAIIRSALTHEAAGKVLRGFVFQRVLGRVAADLDVPDPQFRAELAASHMIGIAMMRYVIEVEPMASAEVDDIVAMVAPTLQRYLTE; encoded by the coding sequence ATGACACCCCGGCCCGGCCCGGCCGGCGGCGACAGCGGCGCCCCCACCGGCGCCGAGTCCGCCCCCGCGCCCGGTCCCGCCCCCGCGCGTCGCAGGGGCCGCCCGCCGCGTGACCGGGCGGCCGAGGGCGGCGGTGCGCGGGAACGCATCCTGGAGTCGGCCCGCAGGGAGTTCTCCGAGCGGGGGTACGACAAGACCTCCGTACGCGCCATCGCGAAGGCGGCGGGGGTCGACCCGGCGCTCGTCCACCACTACTTCGGTACGAAGGACGAGGTCTTCGAGGCGGCGATCGAGGTCACCATGGAGCCCGTCCAGCTCGTGACCTCGCTGCTCGAAGCGGGCCCCGACGGCATCGGTGAGCGGCTGGCCCGCTCCTTCCTCGGCGCCTGGGAGAACCCGGCGACCCGCACCCCGCTGCTGGCGATCATCCGCTCGGCACTGACGCACGAGGCGGCGGGGAAGGTACTGCGCGGCTTCGTGTTCCAGCGCGTACTCGGCCGGGTGGCGGCGGACCTCGACGTACCGGACCCGCAGTTCCGGGCGGAGCTGGCGGCCTCGCACATGATCGGCATCGCGATGATGCGGTACGTGATCGAGGTGGAGCCGATGGCGTCGGCCGAGGTGGACGACATCGTGGCGATGGTCGCCCCGACGCTGCAGAGGTACCTGACGGAGTGA